Proteins encoded together in one Thermogemmatispora onikobensis window:
- a CDS encoding PHP domain-containing protein, producing MTIDTDFHSHVSRSSAQAMVREARERGLRVLGLSEHVFQMREVRPLLAHMPLEGPEMALVDYIESVQEARQALQFDVRLGLEIDFIPGKIEAVRELLQGYPWDFLIGSVHEIDGKQLENEEGWGEPPQAERAWQRYMELLRQAVRSGFFSVVSHPVRLFVENRHLPATIDEELEQLAAEARSCDVALEVNGFDVATYPQLVRRLVRACALQGTPVSVGSDAHYPSSLANSHEASEQLLREAGIQRVRIWRNMSAEEYRI from the coding sequence ATGACGATCGATACGGACTTTCATAGTCATGTTTCCCGTAGTTCGGCCCAGGCGATGGTGAGAGAGGCCAGAGAGCGAGGATTACGTGTCCTGGGTCTCTCTGAGCACGTGTTTCAGATGCGCGAGGTGCGTCCGCTCCTTGCACATATGCCACTGGAAGGGCCGGAGATGGCCCTTGTTGACTATATTGAGAGCGTGCAGGAGGCCAGACAAGCCCTGCAATTTGACGTCCGTCTGGGATTGGAGATTGATTTTATTCCTGGCAAAATTGAGGCAGTCCGTGAGTTACTGCAGGGCTATCCCTGGGATTTTCTCATTGGCTCCGTTCATGAGATTGATGGGAAGCAGCTAGAGAACGAAGAGGGCTGGGGGGAACCACCCCAGGCAGAGCGAGCCTGGCAGCGCTATATGGAGCTGCTGCGTCAGGCTGTGCGCTCGGGCTTCTTTAGTGTTGTCAGCCATCCGGTGAGGTTGTTCGTTGAGAATCGGCACCTGCCCGCCACTATCGATGAGGAGCTGGAGCAGCTCGCTGCCGAAGCCAGGAGTTGTGATGTGGCCCTGGAGGTCAATGGCTTCGACGTTGCCACCTATCCCCAGCTAGTGCGCCGTCTTGTGCGGGCCTGTGCCTTACAAGGGACGCCGGTAAGCGTTGGCTCGGACGCTCATTACCCGTCGAGTTTGGCCAACAGTCACGAGGCCAGTGAGCAGCTGCTGCGCGAGGCTGGTATCCAACGGGTTCGCATCTGGCGCAACATGAGCGCTGAGGAATACCGAATCTAA
- a CDS encoding NAD(P)/FAD-dependent oxidoreductase has product MVSSTTRTAAITIIGGGIMGAVLAYQLARRGIGEVVVLEREAVASGSIGRATGGLRQQFADELDIIFAREGLRFYRQFIAEMQAEVVPTSPSPPPFYQYGYLFLVSDDASWQAMQGYVALQRRLGVPSELLTPQEVERRWPGLHLITDDLRGASFCPTDGYTDPAAMTHALMGAARRLGVVVYEQSPVVAIRTTQGRVQAVQTPQGALATPLVINATGVYAALTARLVGIHDLPVYPLRRQLYLCEAIAGLPAELPMVVDQATGFHFRWRDGGLLLGLPHQPSPEEEAASRALAATAFDLSLDPRVWPQIERVSTRRFPALAGLRLRRAWAGLYEMTPDEHPVLGPTEVEGFLCASGFSGHGFMHAPLAAQLLIDYLTTGKSSTLAIEQFSLQRFREGRLLPATRLL; this is encoded by the coding sequence GTGGTAAGCAGCACAACCAGAACGGCGGCGATCACCATTATCGGTGGTGGGATCATGGGCGCAGTTCTGGCCTATCAGCTTGCCCGGCGTGGGATAGGTGAGGTAGTTGTGCTGGAACGCGAGGCAGTAGCCTCTGGCTCGATTGGGCGCGCCACGGGGGGACTACGCCAACAGTTCGCCGATGAGCTGGATATTATCTTCGCGCGCGAGGGCCTGCGCTTCTATCGGCAGTTCATAGCCGAGATGCAGGCCGAAGTGGTTCCCACCTCTCCATCTCCTCCCCCTTTCTACCAGTATGGCTACCTCTTCCTGGTCAGCGACGATGCAAGCTGGCAGGCCATGCAGGGCTACGTCGCGCTCCAGCGCCGACTGGGCGTTCCCAGCGAGCTGCTGACGCCGCAAGAGGTAGAGAGGCGCTGGCCTGGCCTCCACCTGATCACAGACGATCTGCGTGGCGCCAGCTTCTGCCCAACCGACGGCTACACGGACCCGGCAGCCATGACGCATGCTCTCATGGGCGCCGCCCGTCGACTAGGGGTAGTGGTCTACGAGCAGAGTCCTGTCGTGGCCATTCGGACCACTCAGGGGCGTGTGCAGGCCGTGCAGACCCCCCAGGGAGCATTGGCCACGCCTCTGGTCATTAATGCCACCGGCGTCTATGCAGCCCTCACGGCGCGCCTGGTTGGAATCCATGATCTTCCCGTCTATCCTTTGCGGCGTCAGCTCTATCTCTGTGAGGCGATTGCCGGACTGCCAGCTGAGCTGCCGATGGTTGTGGACCAGGCAACCGGCTTCCATTTTCGCTGGCGCGATGGCGGCCTGCTCTTAGGGCTGCCCCATCAGCCTTCTCCCGAAGAAGAAGCGGCCAGCCGTGCCCTGGCAGCGACGGCTTTTGACCTGTCGCTTGATCCACGTGTCTGGCCCCAGATTGAGCGCGTCAGTACCCGCCGCTTTCCGGCGCTGGCGGGCCTCCGTCTCCGGCGTGCCTGGGCTGGCCTCTATGAAATGACGCCAGACGAGCATCCGGTGCTGGGTCCCACCGAGGTCGAGGGCTTCCTCTGCGCCTCTGGTTTCTCCGGGCATGGCTTCATGCACGCTCCGCTAGCGGCGCAGCTCCTGATCGACTATCTGACCACTGGCAAAAGCAGCACGCTCGCTATCGAGCAGTTCAGTCTCCAGCGTTTCCGGGAGGGGCGCCTCCTCCCGGCGACGCGGCTGCTTTAA
- a CDS encoding O-methyltransferase — protein MSEVREQQPTAEEELLSLRRLVQIQHELEEQINRVFAPEDEALRYALQASAEAGLPQINISPIEGKLLQFLALISRARTILEIGTLGGYSGLWLARALPSDGRLITLEMNPQHASVARRVFEHAGVSERVEIRLGRALDLLPALVNEGAGPFDLVFIDADKPPYPRYLDWALQLSHPGTIIVADNCLRDGRFSREPVDEVTAGIVEYCQRITSDPRLFSLALNIDEGYRDGFTVTLVREG, from the coding sequence TTGAGCGAAGTTCGTGAACAACAGCCAACGGCTGAGGAAGAGTTGCTGAGTCTGCGTCGTTTAGTGCAGATCCAGCATGAGCTTGAGGAGCAGATTAATCGTGTCTTTGCCCCGGAGGATGAGGCGCTGCGCTATGCTCTCCAGGCCAGTGCCGAGGCCGGGCTGCCGCAGATCAATATTTCCCCGATCGAAGGCAAGCTTTTGCAGTTCCTGGCGCTCATCTCTCGGGCGCGCACCATCCTGGAGATAGGCACGCTCGGGGGCTATAGCGGCCTCTGGTTAGCGCGCGCTTTGCCTTCGGATGGGCGCCTGATCACGCTGGAGATGAATCCCCAGCATGCGAGCGTCGCGCGGCGTGTCTTTGAGCACGCTGGGGTCAGCGAACGGGTAGAGATCCGGCTTGGCCGGGCCTTGGACCTGCTCCCCGCGCTCGTCAACGAAGGCGCAGGACCGTTTGACCTGGTCTTTATCGACGCTGACAAGCCGCCCTATCCTCGCTACCTCGACTGGGCCTTACAGCTCAGCCATCCTGGCACCATTATTGTGGCCGATAACTGCCTGCGCGATGGGCGCTTCAGCCGAGAGCCAGTGGACGAGGTCACAGCGGGCATTGTCGAATATTGTCAGCGCATTACGAGCGATCCCCGTCTCTTCTCGCTGGCCCTCAATATTGATGAAGGCTATCGCGATGGCTTCACCGTAACCCTGGTGCGCGAGGGGTGA
- a CDS encoding DUF6788 family protein: protein MESKVTYRQQYTRCGKQRCRKCREGAGHGPYWYAYWSENGRTVSKYIGAQLPAEVEQAGQRLSAVSVSARRASAAAGGRALVAGERERRSGRGEARPLLRIYVLGQFRVERRSGSGWVEDDGRRWQRRRARALLGCLLSHPLRRMGREQVMEALWPDPDLDSETAANRLNGAVHELRLLLEPEIRRPASSTLLRLQHEVLELADAGVIWVDADEFEQKIRQAEHSTDPWQIERLLEEAAALYRGDFLVEELYSEWAQPRREALRRRWMGVLLQLAELRVRRGALASAIEPLDRLLMSDPTHETAVRQLMMVLMGLDRRVEALQAYQRLTEVLEREYGSEPLPETRRLYEALRNGELGLVAVGTASPTLTGSETATALPHSPATATGALRASASSDTPQTPVSARLSSPTVPTRAVTNPHFPSGRHKRTPLIGRERELAVMRQLLSSLDPVKSAGSSRSQERAEAAPATGQQISTAEPSLSSPHFLLLTGEAGIGKTRLAEELSDEAVRQGWQVVWSRSYEQEGAIPYCPWVELLRTLLQGRLAAQTLSTSQVLMDLGLSTSHLQRLCTLLPELHELLQPGVAPLTLPVEQERLHLWEATHSLLSALSRRTPLLLVLDDLHWADESSLELLTYLARHLREQPILLLGTCRDMELLPTHTLRTLINDLQREQVLLTLPIQPLTAAQIAQLVAHLPTRLVHSIQTQADGNPFFAEELARYLEREASEGGAAAAGQSAAGAGESRLALPATIAAVLDRRLSKLSAACQTLLSKAAVFGAPFEFSHLLFMDSGQLPHPQEEHVLDLLEEALRAGLLIEEESGRQVSYHFWHPLIESHLYQSLSVMRRIQLHRRAAEALLTLNPQREEEVAAAVTYHLIRGASDGSRIARYAERAANRAYRLAAYGEAQYYYRLALLALAGAPPPPPLERQALISVDYLPPEADADPVPPLDQLLPSAGEEELLHFARLLEHVCECCMMQGNYSEARRLYARVLALRQRSLQTWEDHQPERPDGEQLRQRRQREAQIQAIIWREMSLAWLRTGDFAQARHCLEEGKRTLREADALQSPASACLLLQEGNLSALEGNYDEARRQVEQMLDMLERAMEQRSAPVAASQELPTLSERAIAGDPLELGHAHETLGVIAARLGHPSEALKHLHTALTIYEQHECLMAMAQICGNLGAAHALVADHQAARAYMRRALELTERTGDLPNMAFVTGNLGELARRCGDLREAEACFRRSLALAERTQEREHMAWCNIALAETLQSAGKLDEALRCVQRSLLTGRAIGHARTVAHARIVLAEVRLAQASAACLASLPQRQLSAAGARLDRRGPGCHGRSTYRRLLLRGERALERALRYEGLDAEVALEGRYLQASVAFLLDRLEVAGQAALDLVTSADRQENRLTLGHAHRLLARILAVQEEPEAAAAHFEKAARIFEASELTLDYARTLHSYGVHLALLSARQSGREELARAYSYLREAQALFGRAQAAIDLQWVETLLATWPSLPLLAAALRAMP from the coding sequence ATGGAGAGCAAGGTGACCTATCGCCAGCAGTATACGCGCTGCGGCAAGCAGCGCTGCCGGAAATGCCGCGAGGGGGCTGGGCATGGCCCCTACTGGTATGCCTACTGGAGTGAGAACGGGCGCACCGTGAGCAAGTATATTGGGGCGCAGCTGCCAGCGGAGGTGGAGCAGGCAGGTCAGCGGCTATCGGCGGTCTCTGTCTCTGCGCGGCGGGCGTCGGCTGCCGCGGGGGGTCGTGCGCTGGTCGCAGGGGAGCGTGAGCGTCGTAGTGGGCGTGGCGAAGCCAGACCGCTCTTGCGCATTTATGTGCTGGGGCAGTTCCGAGTAGAGCGGCGCAGCGGCAGCGGCTGGGTTGAGGACGATGGACGGCGCTGGCAGCGGCGGCGGGCCCGTGCCCTCTTGGGCTGCCTGTTGTCGCATCCCCTGCGTCGCATGGGGCGGGAGCAGGTCATGGAAGCGCTCTGGCCTGACCCGGATCTCGACAGCGAGACAGCAGCCAATCGTCTCAACGGTGCCGTCCACGAGTTGCGCCTGTTGCTCGAGCCAGAGATTCGGCGTCCCGCCTCCTCGACGCTCTTACGCCTTCAGCATGAAGTCCTGGAGCTAGCCGATGCAGGCGTCATCTGGGTTGATGCTGACGAATTTGAGCAGAAGATCAGGCAAGCCGAGCACTCTACTGATCCCTGGCAGATCGAGCGCCTCCTGGAGGAGGCGGCGGCTCTCTACCGCGGCGACTTTCTGGTTGAGGAACTCTATTCGGAGTGGGCCCAGCCGCGCCGCGAAGCGCTGCGTCGTCGCTGGATGGGGGTACTGCTGCAGCTCGCCGAGCTACGAGTCCGGCGTGGGGCCCTGGCCAGCGCCATTGAGCCGCTCGACCGGCTGCTGATGAGCGATCCCACCCATGAGACAGCGGTGCGCCAGCTGATGATGGTCCTGATGGGCCTGGATCGTCGTGTCGAGGCCCTGCAGGCTTATCAGCGCCTGACCGAGGTGCTGGAACGCGAGTATGGCAGCGAGCCGCTGCCCGAGACACGCCGTCTTTATGAAGCCCTCCGCAACGGAGAGCTGGGACTGGTAGCTGTGGGCACTGCCTCGCCAACTCTCACAGGGTCCGAAACCGCTACGGCTTTGCCCCACTCACCTGCTACTGCTACTGGGGCGCTTCGAGCCAGCGCCAGCTCCGACACTCCGCAGACTCCCGTTTCCGCTCGTCTTTCCAGTCCGACTGTGCCGACGCGTGCCGTTACCAATCCGCACTTCCCTTCGGGACGCCATAAACGGACGCCGCTGATCGGACGCGAGCGTGAATTAGCGGTCATGCGCCAACTCCTCTCCAGTCTGGACCCCGTCAAGTCCGCTGGCAGCTCACGCAGCCAGGAGAGAGCTGAAGCAGCGCCAGCAACTGGTCAGCAGATCTCAACAGCGGAGCCCTCGCTCTCGTCTCCTCATTTCTTGCTCTTGACTGGCGAGGCCGGCATAGGCAAAACGCGCCTCGCCGAGGAGTTGAGCGACGAAGCGGTGCGCCAGGGCTGGCAGGTGGTCTGGAGCCGCTCCTATGAGCAGGAAGGAGCCATTCCTTATTGTCCCTGGGTCGAGCTGCTGCGTACCCTCTTGCAGGGCCGGCTGGCCGCTCAGACCCTCTCAACCTCCCAGGTCCTGATGGATCTCGGCCTCTCAACCTCTCACCTGCAACGCCTCTGCACCTTGCTGCCCGAACTACACGAATTACTGCAGCCTGGAGTTGCGCCGCTGACCCTGCCGGTAGAACAAGAGCGCCTGCACCTTTGGGAGGCCACGCATAGCCTGCTCTCGGCTCTCAGTCGGCGTACACCTCTCCTGTTAGTGCTCGATGACCTTCATTGGGCCGATGAGAGCAGCCTGGAGCTGCTGACCTACCTCGCGCGCCACCTGCGCGAGCAGCCGATTCTGCTTCTCGGGACCTGCCGCGACATGGAGCTGTTGCCGACCCATACCCTGCGCACCCTCATCAACGACCTCCAGCGTGAGCAGGTCCTCCTGACCCTACCGATCCAACCACTGACAGCGGCGCAGATTGCGCAGCTTGTTGCTCATTTGCCGACCCGTCTCGTGCACAGTATCCAGACCCAGGCCGATGGGAACCCCTTCTTCGCCGAAGAACTGGCGCGTTACCTGGAGCGCGAAGCCAGCGAAGGAGGTGCGGCAGCAGCCGGGCAGAGTGCGGCAGGCGCTGGAGAGAGCCGACTTGCGCTCCCTGCGACCATTGCCGCCGTACTGGATCGGCGGCTCAGCAAGCTCAGCGCGGCCTGCCAGACGCTGCTAAGCAAAGCGGCGGTCTTTGGCGCACCTTTCGAATTCAGCCATTTGCTCTTCATGGACAGCGGCCAGCTTCCTCATCCGCAAGAGGAGCACGTGCTGGATCTCCTGGAGGAGGCTCTGCGTGCTGGCCTCCTGATTGAAGAAGAGAGCGGCAGGCAAGTGAGCTATCACTTCTGGCATCCGCTCATTGAAAGCCACCTCTATCAGAGCCTCTCGGTGATGCGCCGCATCCAGCTCCATCGTCGGGCGGCGGAGGCCCTGCTGACCCTGAATCCCCAGCGCGAGGAGGAAGTGGCGGCGGCGGTCACCTATCACCTAATCCGCGGGGCCAGCGATGGCAGCCGCATTGCCCGCTATGCTGAACGCGCGGCCAACCGGGCCTATCGGCTGGCTGCCTATGGTGAAGCCCAATACTATTACCGTCTGGCTCTGCTGGCCCTGGCCGGGGCGCCACCTCCCCCTCCTTTGGAGCGCCAGGCCCTCATCAGTGTCGACTACCTGCCGCCCGAGGCCGACGCTGATCCAGTTCCCCCACTCGATCAACTTCTGCCCAGTGCCGGTGAGGAGGAACTGCTTCACTTCGCGCGCCTCTTAGAGCATGTCTGCGAATGCTGCATGATGCAGGGAAACTACAGCGAGGCGCGCCGCCTCTATGCGCGCGTTCTGGCTCTGCGCCAGCGTTCGTTACAGACCTGGGAGGACCATCAACCAGAGCGGCCAGATGGAGAGCAGCTACGCCAGCGACGTCAGCGCGAAGCCCAGATTCAGGCCATCATCTGGCGAGAGATGAGCCTGGCCTGGCTCAGGACCGGCGATTTCGCCCAGGCTCGCCACTGCCTCGAAGAAGGGAAACGCACCCTGCGCGAGGCCGACGCTTTGCAGAGTCCGGCCAGTGCCTGCCTGCTCTTGCAAGAAGGGAACCTTTCGGCCCTGGAGGGCAACTATGATGAAGCGCGCCGCCAGGTTGAGCAGATGCTGGACATGCTAGAGAGAGCAATGGAGCAGAGATCGGCGCCAGTTGCTGCAAGTCAGGAACTGCCGACCCTGAGCGAACGCGCCATCGCCGGCGACCCGCTGGAGCTGGGTCATGCCCATGAGACCCTCGGAGTGATCGCCGCCCGACTGGGCCATCCGAGCGAAGCGCTGAAGCACCTGCACACGGCCTTGACCATCTACGAGCAGCATGAGTGTCTGATGGCGATGGCCCAAATCTGTGGTAATCTGGGCGCGGCCCATGCGCTGGTAGCCGATCATCAGGCAGCGCGGGCTTACATGCGACGGGCACTGGAGTTGACGGAGCGCACGGGCGATCTCCCCAATATGGCCTTTGTCACGGGCAACCTGGGCGAATTGGCCCGTCGCTGCGGTGATCTGCGCGAGGCTGAAGCCTGCTTCCGGCGCAGCCTCGCGTTGGCCGAGCGGACCCAGGAGCGCGAGCACATGGCCTGGTGCAATATTGCCCTGGCTGAAACGCTGCAAAGCGCGGGCAAGCTCGATGAGGCCCTGCGCTGCGTCCAGCGCTCCTTGCTGACTGGCCGGGCGATCGGACACGCGCGCACAGTCGCCCACGCGCGCATCGTGCTGGCCGAGGTGCGGCTGGCTCAGGCCAGCGCCGCCTGTCTGGCCTCTCTGCCGCAGCGCCAGCTCTCTGCCGCTGGCGCGCGCCTGGACCGCCGGGGGCCTGGTTGTCACGGGCGCAGTACCTATCGCCGCCTGCTCTTGCGAGGCGAGCGGGCCTTAGAGCGTGCGCTGCGCTACGAGGGACTGGATGCCGAGGTAGCTTTAGAGGGGCGCTATCTCCAGGCCAGCGTGGCTTTCCTCCTCGATCGCTTAGAAGTCGCCGGACAAGCGGCCCTGGACCTGGTCACCAGCGCCGATCGTCAGGAGAACCGTCTAACTCTGGGTCATGCTCACCGTCTGCTGGCTCGCATCCTGGCAGTCCAGGAAGAGCCAGAGGCGGCAGCTGCCCATTTTGAAAAAGCTGCCCGTATCTTCGAGGCAAGCGAGCTGACCCTCGATTATGCTCGCACCCTTCATAGCTATGGGGTCCATCTGGCTCTGCTGAGCGCCAGGCAGAGCGGAAGGGAGGAGCTGGCAAGGGCCTATTCCTACCTGAGAGAGGCCCAGGCCCTCTTTGGGCGGGCGCAGGCCGCGATCGATCTCCAATGGGTCGAGACCCTCCTGGCTACCTGGCCCTCATTGCCTCTTCTGGCCGCTGCCCTCAGGGCCATGCCTTGA
- the recD2 gene encoding SF1B family DNA helicase RecD2, translated as MPTLEGSIESIVFHNEETHYTVARFRPSISTGRGSSRSSRDGLLTIVGTLPGVRAGEVLTVEGVWEYDPRYGHQLHVTSFSQRLPTSTEGIIRYLSSGLIKGIGPKKARTLVEHFGEQTLAIIEQQPERLAEVRGLGEKDRARILAAWTQQQEMKEVQLFLQTHEISLHLANRIYRQYGGESVKVVRENPYRLVQDIYGIGFRTADEIASRLGLPRDSLPRLVTGLTYVLAQAANETGHCYLPENELLLQAERILQVPRAALEQALEEGQRAGELFIEPALPDIESSTQEAAEYSLFQDLASASTPLVASESALPPDPPAASTGTAQRRIYYGPFWHAERGSARLLKRLLHTPSRLPTVSPALWEQVFHHLEVRRQLQLTERQREAVQTAFTRKVSILTGGPGTGKTTSLRALLLLLRRQRVEVALTAPTGRAAKRLSEATGLPAQTLHRLLEYTPHDGTYQRHEERPLSYQFVIVDECSMVDILLFYHLLKALPPEAHLLLVGDADQLPSVGPGNVLRDLLRSEVIPTTHLTELFRQARQSRIVVSAHRVNAGLLPVVKNEEGSDFLFLRESEPQRARSLILDLVGRRLPGRYHLHPQADIQVLSPMYRGPLGVISLNESLQQRLNPRSEGELLLGRHHLRIGDKVMQVRNDYDKGVFNGDLGWIRRIDHQAATVTVEFQEEAGPLLVEYEFAELDALTLAYAVTIHKSQGSEYPAVIIPLFLQHAPLLQRNLLYTAITRARRLCVLVGQPQALELAIRNDRVAQRNTALAERLKALLA; from the coding sequence ATGCCAACACTTGAAGGCTCTATTGAGAGCATCGTTTTTCATAACGAGGAAACACACTACACCGTTGCACGTTTTCGCCCCAGCATCAGCACTGGCCGAGGCTCGTCTCGCTCGTCTCGCGACGGCTTGCTGACGATCGTTGGGACCTTGCCGGGGGTACGCGCCGGCGAAGTGTTGACTGTGGAAGGTGTTTGGGAATATGATCCCCGCTACGGCCACCAGCTCCATGTGACGAGCTTTAGCCAGCGCCTGCCCACGAGTACTGAGGGCATCATTCGCTACCTCAGCTCCGGTTTGATTAAGGGCATCGGCCCCAAAAAAGCCCGCACGCTTGTCGAACACTTCGGCGAGCAGACGCTGGCCATTATTGAGCAGCAGCCCGAGCGCCTGGCCGAGGTACGCGGTCTTGGTGAGAAGGATCGCGCGCGCATTCTCGCCGCCTGGACTCAGCAGCAGGAGATGAAGGAGGTGCAGCTTTTTCTGCAGACTCATGAGATCTCACTGCACCTGGCCAATCGCATCTACCGGCAGTATGGGGGCGAGAGCGTCAAGGTGGTACGCGAGAATCCCTATCGACTGGTCCAGGATATCTATGGAATCGGTTTCCGTACGGCGGATGAGATTGCCAGCCGGCTGGGACTGCCACGCGACAGTCTGCCACGCCTGGTGACGGGCCTGACCTACGTGCTGGCGCAGGCAGCTAATGAGACCGGCCATTGCTATTTGCCGGAGAATGAGCTGCTGCTCCAGGCAGAGCGTATCTTGCAGGTCCCTCGGGCAGCACTTGAGCAGGCTCTGGAAGAGGGGCAGCGCGCAGGCGAGCTGTTTATTGAGCCGGCTCTACCTGATATAGAGAGTAGCACGCAGGAGGCCGCCGAGTACTCTCTCTTCCAGGACCTCGCTTCAGCTTCCACTCCTCTTGTTGCGTCAGAGAGCGCTTTACCCCCGGACCCACCAGCAGCCTCCACCGGTACGGCCCAGCGCCGTATCTACTATGGCCCGTTCTGGCACGCCGAACGCGGTTCCGCTCGCCTGCTCAAGCGACTGCTGCACACGCCCAGCCGCCTGCCGACAGTCTCTCCCGCTCTTTGGGAGCAGGTCTTTCATCATCTGGAGGTCAGGCGCCAGCTTCAGCTCACGGAGCGGCAGCGCGAGGCTGTGCAGACGGCTTTTACGCGCAAGGTGAGTATTCTGACGGGCGGCCCCGGGACAGGCAAGACGACGTCGCTGCGCGCGCTGTTGCTGCTCCTGCGCCGGCAGCGGGTGGAGGTGGCGCTGACGGCTCCTACCGGACGCGCCGCTAAGCGCCTCAGCGAGGCCACGGGACTGCCCGCCCAAACGCTCCATCGCTTGCTTGAGTATACCCCTCACGACGGGACGTATCAGCGTCACGAAGAACGCCCTCTGAGCTACCAGTTCGTCATTGTTGATGAGTGCTCGATGGTCGATATCCTTCTCTTCTACCATCTGCTCAAGGCTCTGCCGCCAGAGGCCCACCTGCTGCTCGTCGGCGACGCCGACCAGCTACCGTCGGTCGGACCGGGCAACGTGCTGCGCGATCTCTTGCGCAGCGAGGTCATTCCGACTACCCATCTGACCGAGCTGTTTCGCCAGGCCCGTCAGAGCCGCATCGTGGTGAGTGCCCACCGCGTGAATGCCGGCCTCTTACCGGTGGTCAAGAATGAGGAGGGCAGCGATTTCCTCTTTCTGCGCGAGAGCGAGCCGCAGCGGGCTCGCTCCCTGATCCTTGACCTGGTAGGGCGCCGTCTGCCAGGCCGTTATCATCTTCACCCACAGGCCGACATTCAGGTGCTTTCGCCGATGTACCGCGGGCCATTGGGCGTGATCAGTCTCAATGAGTCACTGCAACAGCGCCTGAATCCGCGCAGCGAAGGCGAGCTGCTGCTGGGCCGGCATCATCTGCGCATCGGCGATAAGGTGATGCAGGTGCGCAACGATTACGATAAAGGGGTCTTCAATGGTGATCTCGGCTGGATACGCCGCATCGATCACCAGGCGGCGACTGTGACAGTCGAATTTCAGGAGGAGGCCGGCCCCCTGCTGGTCGAGTACGAGTTTGCGGAGTTGGATGCCCTGACGCTGGCCTACGCGGTCACGATCCATAAGAGCCAGGGAAGCGAGTACCCGGCGGTGATTATTCCTCTCTTTTTGCAACATGCTCCGCTGTTGCAGAGGAATCTTCTCTATACGGCCATTACGCGCGCTCGACGGCTCTGTGTGTTGGTGGGGCAGCCCCAGGCCCTGGAGCTGGCCATCCGCAACGATCGTGTGGCTCAGCGCAATACTGCTCTGGCCGAGCGCCTGAAGGCTTTGCTAGCGTAG
- a CDS encoding sulfurtransferase encodes MPETEATTAGQGQSTPAGYAHPEVLVETDWVAEHLNDPNVRIIEADEDVLLYETGHIPGAVKLDWHVDVQDPVTRDFVDREGFERLMRRWGIRNDTTVVLYGDRNNWYACYSFWLFTMYGHKHLKIMNGGRQKWEAEGRPLTKEVPHYEPSDYQAPEPDESIRAFREDVLATLHKPGYGLVDVRSPQEYTGELIHMVNYPQEGAQRGGHIPGAKNIPWSTAANPDGTFKSVEELRKLYGEQGITPDKDVITYCRIGERSAHTWFVLTQLLGYPRVRNYDGSWTEWGNMVRAPIEKP; translated from the coding sequence ATGCCAGAGACAGAGGCCACAACGGCGGGCCAGGGCCAGAGCACGCCCGCTGGTTACGCTCATCCCGAGGTCCTGGTGGAAACGGACTGGGTGGCGGAGCATCTTAACGATCCCAATGTGCGTATCATCGAGGCCGATGAGGACGTGTTGCTCTACGAAACTGGTCATATTCCTGGCGCTGTCAAGCTGGACTGGCACGTCGATGTCCAGGACCCCGTGACGCGCGACTTTGTCGATCGCGAGGGTTTTGAGCGTCTGATGCGTCGTTGGGGCATTCGTAACGATACGACGGTAGTGCTCTATGGCGATCGCAACAACTGGTATGCCTGCTATAGCTTCTGGCTGTTCACGATGTATGGCCATAAGCATTTGAAGATTATGAACGGTGGGCGTCAGAAGTGGGAGGCCGAGGGGCGACCGCTGACGAAGGAGGTGCCCCATTACGAGCCGAGCGATTACCAGGCGCCGGAGCCGGACGAGTCGATTCGTGCTTTCCGCGAGGACGTGCTGGCTACTTTGCACAAACCCGGTTACGGTCTGGTTGACGTGCGTTCGCCGCAGGAGTATACCGGCGAGTTAATCCATATGGTAAACTATCCTCAGGAAGGGGCCCAGCGCGGTGGGCATATCCCCGGGGCGAAAAATATCCCCTGGTCGACGGCTGCCAACCCCGATGGGACCTTTAAGTCGGTGGAAGAGCTGCGGAAGCTCTACGGAGAGCAGGGGATTACGCCCGATAAGGATGTGATCACCTACTGCCGCATTGGGGAGCGCTCCGCCCATACCTGGTTTGTGTTGACCCAGCTGCTCGGCTATCCGCGCGTGCGTAACTATGATGGCTCCTGGACGGAGTGGGGCAATATGGTGCGCGCGCCGATCGAGAAGCCCTGA
- a CDS encoding iron-sulfur cluster assembly scaffold protein, giving the protein MDRQEAIEFLLDHYENPRNYGPLEEADVSLKGGNPGCADVITMYGRFDEQGRLAQVQWEGEGCTISRAAASYVTELTRGMTAEEIENLSFEDLIEDLGREVVMTRPTCATLALGTLKRGVHEYRMRKLSQQDDAPQQAQEQ; this is encoded by the coding sequence ATGGATAGACAAGAAGCCATTGAGTTTCTCCTCGATCATTATGAGAACCCGCGCAACTATGGCCCTCTTGAGGAGGCCGATGTCAGCCTGAAGGGTGGCAATCCGGGCTGCGCCGATGTAATCACTATGTATGGGCGCTTCGACGAGCAGGGCCGCCTGGCACAAGTGCAGTGGGAGGGTGAGGGGTGTACCATTAGCCGCGCTGCTGCTTCCTACGTGACCGAGTTGACGCGCGGGATGACGGCGGAAGAGATCGAGAACCTGAGCTTCGAGGATCTGATCGAGGACCTGGGGCGCGAGGTGGTGATGACGCGCCCAACCTGCGCGACGCTGGCCCTGGGTACGCTGAAGCGCGGCGTGCATGAGTATCGCATGCGCAAGCTCTCGCAGCAAGACGATGCACCGCAACAAGCCCAAGAACAGTAA